A region from the Sphingomonas flavescens genome encodes:
- the rodA gene encoding rod shape-determining protein RodA, protein MITSAIIPKPLARLPWRLIVLVAGIATFGLIVLYSAAGGSLRPWALKQAIVFSGFLGIAVAMSWMKESTIKALTFPVYGATLIMLIGVEAMGFVGKGAQRWLDIGPIRLQPSEFMKPAIVLVLARFYELVPAGEIRKWRAIWPAAALLGVPALLILVQPDLGTCIMVVLCGVTVMFLAGLPWWLFAAPVATIAVAAPIAYGMMHGYQRKRIDVFLDPESDPLGAGYHIAQSKIAIGSGGIWGKGFLQGSQSHLDYLPEGHTDFVFATMAEEWGLVGGIILICAFGAVIRWGMRVSQNARTRFAQLAAAGLSATIFFYVSINLMMVMGLAPVVGVPLPLVSFGGSAVMTVMLCLGLLMALERQQRTVSRLA, encoded by the coding sequence ATGATCACCTCTGCGATCATTCCAAAGCCGCTGGCGCGTTTGCCCTGGCGATTGATCGTGCTGGTCGCCGGCATCGCGACCTTCGGCCTCATCGTGCTCTATTCGGCGGCGGGCGGGTCCTTGCGCCCCTGGGCCCTCAAGCAGGCCATCGTCTTTTCAGGCTTCCTCGGCATCGCGGTCGCCATGTCGTGGATGAAGGAGTCGACAATCAAGGCCCTGACCTTCCCGGTTTACGGAGCGACGCTGATCATGCTGATCGGGGTCGAGGCCATGGGCTTCGTTGGCAAGGGCGCGCAGCGCTGGCTGGATATTGGCCCGATCCGCCTGCAGCCTTCCGAGTTCATGAAGCCGGCAATTGTGCTAGTCTTGGCCCGTTTCTACGAGCTCGTGCCCGCGGGCGAAATCCGTAAATGGCGCGCAATATGGCCTGCCGCCGCACTGCTCGGCGTGCCAGCCCTGCTGATTCTGGTGCAACCGGACCTCGGTACATGCATCATGGTCGTGCTGTGCGGCGTCACGGTGATGTTTCTCGCAGGCTTGCCATGGTGGCTGTTCGCAGCGCCGGTGGCGACGATCGCCGTCGCGGCGCCGATCGCTTACGGCATGATGCACGGCTATCAGCGTAAGCGGATCGACGTGTTTCTCGATCCCGAAAGCGACCCGCTTGGGGCCGGTTACCATATCGCGCAATCGAAGATCGCGATCGGCTCGGGCGGTATCTGGGGCAAGGGCTTCCTGCAGGGCAGCCAGAGCCACCTCGACTATCTCCCGGAAGGCCACACCGACTTCGTCTTCGCGACCATGGCGGAGGAATGGGGTCTGGTCGGCGGTATCATCCTCATCTGCGCGTTTGGCGCGGTGATTCGCTGGGGAATGCGAGTCAGCCAAAATGCCCGCACCCGCTTCGCCCAGCTTGCCGCCGCCGGCCTCTCGGCAACAATCTTCTTCTACGTCTCGATCAACCTGATGATGGTCATGGGACTTGCACCGGTCGTCGGCGTTCCCCTGCCCCTGGTCAGCTTCGGGGGATCGGCCGTGATGACGGTGATGCTATGCCTCGGCCTGCTGATGGCGTTGGAACGTCAGCAGCGCACGGTCTCCCGCCTCGCATAA
- a CDS encoding rod shape-determining protein — translation MFWNRWFKWMSHDMAIDLGTANTLVYVRGRGIVLNEPSVVAIETINGVKKVKAVGDDAKLMMGKTPDQIEAIRPLRDGVIADIDVAEQMIKHFIHKVHGGKMRAWRFPEIVICVPSGSTSVERRAIRDAASNAGASAVYLIEEPMAAAIGADMPVTQPIGSMVVDIGGGTTEVAVLSLRGLAYTTSVRVGGDKMDEAISSYVRRNHNLLIGEATAERIKKEVGIAKPPVDGIGTTVHIKGRDLVNGVPKEISINQGQIAEALSEPVGTIVEGVRIALENTAPELAADICDQGIVLTGGGALLQGLDEVLRDETGLPVTVADDPLTCVALGTGRALEEEQFRGVLQTA, via the coding sequence ATGTTCTGGAATCGTTGGTTCAAATGGATGTCGCACGACATGGCGATCGACCTGGGAACCGCCAACACCCTTGTCTACGTTCGCGGCCGCGGCATCGTCTTAAATGAACCGTCGGTTGTGGCCATCGAGACCATCAACGGCGTCAAGAAGGTCAAGGCTGTCGGCGACGACGCCAAGCTGATGATGGGCAAGACGCCCGACCAGATCGAAGCCATCCGCCCCTTACGTGACGGCGTCATCGCCGACATCGATGTTGCCGAGCAGATGATCAAGCACTTCATTCACAAGGTGCACGGCGGCAAGATGCGCGCCTGGCGCTTCCCGGAAATCGTGATTTGCGTGCCTTCGGGTTCGACATCCGTCGAGCGCCGCGCGATCCGCGACGCCGCCTCGAACGCCGGCGCCAGCGCCGTCTACTTGATCGAAGAGCCGATGGCGGCCGCGATCGGCGCCGACATGCCGGTGACGCAACCGATCGGATCGATGGTCGTCGACATCGGCGGCGGCACGACCGAAGTCGCGGTGCTCTCGCTCCGCGGCCTTGCCTACACCACGTCGGTCCGCGTTGGCGGCGACAAGATGGACGAAGCGATCTCGTCCTACGTCCGACGCAACCACAACCTCCTGATCGGCGAAGCCACGGCAGAGCGGATCAAGAAGGAAGTCGGCATCGCCAAGCCGCCGGTCGACGGGATCGGCACGACGGTCCACATCAAGGGCCGCGACCTGGTCAACGGTGTGCCCAAGGAAATTTCGATCAACCAGGGCCAGATTGCCGAAGCGCTGTCGGAACCGGTCGGCACGATCGTCGAAGGCGTCCGCATCGCGCTGGAGAACACCGCGCCGGAACTCGCCGCCGACATCTGCGATCAGGGCATCGTCCTGACCGGTGGCGGCGCGCTGCTGCAGGGCCTCGACGAGGTGCTGCGCGACGAGACCGGCCTCCCCGTCACCGTCGCCGACGATCCGCTCACCTGCGTCGCGCTCGGCACCGGCCGCGCGTTGGAGGAAGAGCAGTTCCGCGGCGTCCTCCAGACCGCCTGA
- the mrdA gene encoding penicillin-binding protein 2, translated as MKHVRFTNAHQSITFSRRMMLLGGAQVAVGGMLIGRMGWLAVAQNEKYQLLSESNRVQLIPVPPRRGWIIDRNGKPIAINRSSFRVDIIPQQLEKDRDVVGELAKLISLTEDDVGRIRRELEESRGFRPVSVADNISYEKYAAVTVRLPDLPGVQATRGYSRYYPDGPAVAHLLGYVGTANAKEYEAEDKNPLLIIPGFKIGKQGLEKVLEPYLRGTPGGQRVEVTARGKLVKELDPKPDRSGQTVQLTIDQGLQQYAARRMGDQSGALVAMDVASGDMLAFVSMPAFDPNSFSEGIGQTEWKMLSANDHIPLLNKVSQGLYPSGSTIKPAMALAFLQQGIDPKRRVVCPGGYQIGNRYFRCDAVHGSMDMHSAIERSCNTYFWATGLITDPEKTTEMVNTLGYGQQFDLPLPSQRFGTMPSPKWLEKKYHRKWQGYDSANTSIGQGYVLINPLQLAVMPARLAAGKLLQPRLLMGQKTNPAPDINADPKHLEIIRSAMAAVVNGSGTAVASKLPLDGVLMAGKTGTAQVFRLGERGHQGAWALRDHALFIAFAPADKPRYAIGCIIEHGGFGASAAAPIVRDTMTYLFDQQKAWAALEPLEKQWGGTLAERNARQLAAFKAVSQAAKPA; from the coding sequence GTGAAGCACGTGCGGTTCACCAACGCGCATCAGTCGATCACCTTCTCCAGGCGAATGATGTTGCTGGGCGGAGCGCAAGTGGCTGTCGGCGGAATGCTGATCGGCCGCATGGGGTGGCTCGCCGTCGCCCAGAACGAAAAGTACCAGTTGCTCAGCGAGAGCAATCGCGTCCAGCTGATCCCGGTCCCGCCGCGGCGTGGCTGGATCATCGACCGCAACGGCAAGCCGATCGCCATCAACCGCTCAAGCTTCCGTGTGGACATCATCCCGCAGCAACTCGAAAAAGACCGGGATGTCGTGGGGGAACTCGCGAAACTCATCTCGCTAACCGAGGATGACGTCGGGCGCATCCGCCGTGAGCTTGAGGAATCGCGCGGCTTCCGGCCCGTGTCCGTCGCTGACAACATCTCTTATGAGAAATATGCGGCGGTGACTGTTCGCCTGCCCGATCTGCCGGGAGTGCAGGCGACGCGTGGCTATTCACGTTACTATCCCGACGGGCCCGCCGTGGCGCACCTGCTGGGCTATGTCGGAACGGCAAATGCCAAGGAATATGAAGCTGAGGACAAGAACCCACTACTCATCATCCCGGGCTTCAAGATCGGCAAGCAAGGCCTGGAAAAAGTTCTGGAGCCCTACCTCCGCGGGACGCCAGGCGGGCAGCGCGTCGAGGTCACGGCGCGGGGAAAGCTCGTCAAGGAACTTGATCCCAAGCCTGATCGGAGCGGTCAGACAGTTCAGCTGACCATCGACCAGGGGCTCCAGCAATATGCCGCACGCCGCATGGGCGATCAGTCGGGCGCTTTGGTGGCCATGGACGTTGCCAGCGGCGACATGCTGGCCTTCGTCTCCATGCCGGCGTTCGATCCGAACAGTTTCAGCGAAGGCATTGGGCAAACCGAGTGGAAGATGCTCTCGGCCAACGACCACATCCCCTTGCTGAACAAGGTCTCGCAGGGCCTTTACCCGTCCGGATCCACGATCAAGCCGGCGATGGCGCTCGCGTTTCTGCAGCAAGGGATCGATCCGAAACGCCGGGTTGTTTGCCCAGGCGGCTATCAGATCGGGAACCGCTACTTCCGCTGCGACGCGGTCCACGGATCAATGGACATGCATTCGGCGATCGAGCGAAGCTGCAACACCTATTTCTGGGCCACCGGCCTGATCACGGATCCGGAAAAGACCACCGAGATGGTCAATACGCTGGGCTATGGGCAGCAATTTGACCTCCCGCTTCCTAGCCAGCGGTTTGGCACCATGCCCAGCCCGAAGTGGCTGGAGAAGAAATATCACCGCAAGTGGCAGGGTTATGACTCGGCCAATACGTCGATTGGCCAGGGATACGTCCTGATCAATCCGCTGCAACTTGCCGTAATGCCGGCGCGCCTGGCTGCCGGGAAGCTGCTGCAGCCGCGTCTTCTGATGGGGCAGAAAACGAACCCGGCGCCGGACATCAACGCCGATCCGAAGCATCTGGAAATCATTCGCAGCGCCATGGCCGCCGTGGTCAATGGCAGCGGTACGGCGGTGGCTTCAAAGCTCCCTCTCGACGGGGTGTTGATGGCCGGCAAGACCGGAACGGCCCAGGTGTTCCGCCTTGGCGAGCGCGGGCATCAGGGTGCCTGGGCGCTGCGCGACCATGCGTTGTTCATTGCCTTCGCGCCCGCCGACAAGCCGCGCTACGCCATCGGCTGCATCATCGAGCACGGCGGCTTCGGGGCGTCGGCGGCGGCCCCGATCGTGCGCGACACGATGACCTACCTCTTCGACCAGCAGAAAGCCTGGGCAGCGCTCGAGCCGCTGGAAAAGCAGTGGGGCGGTACGCTGGCCGAGCGAAATGCGCGGCAGCTCGCGGCGTTCAAGGCGGTCTCGCAAGCCGCAAAGCCCGCATGA
- the mreC gene encoding rod shape-determining protein MreC: protein MATARPGWSRRAQYGLFISFLAVMAGIIVGLILLVLSLVAPQQFDRVRGVALDVTGPISGALHEVTATAGGIFTGAGNYWDAASQNAKLKRERTAMLQRMVEAKAIFQENQQLKATLQLRERERTTLATGRIVGSSFNSPRRFAILSAGTSDGVRIGMPVRSPSGLVGRIIDAGTLASRVLLISDRSNIIPARMLRGGIPVIAQGRGDGTISVRPLEVGRNPFKRGDIIITSGTGGLYPPLVPIARVVKLDDDGAIALPLADPSTTSFAIVEPPFEPEAVAAESAGAEPEAP from the coding sequence GTGGCGACCGCGCGTCCCGGCTGGTCGCGTCGCGCCCAATACGGGCTGTTCATCAGCTTTCTCGCGGTGATGGCCGGCATCATCGTCGGCTTGATTCTGCTCGTCCTGTCGCTCGTTGCACCCCAGCAATTCGACCGCGTGCGAGGCGTCGCCCTGGATGTGACCGGGCCGATCTCCGGCGCCTTGCATGAGGTCACCGCCACGGCGGGAGGAATCTTCACGGGCGCTGGAAATTACTGGGACGCCGCGAGCCAGAACGCGAAACTGAAGCGCGAGCGCACGGCCATGCTTCAGCGAATGGTCGAAGCCAAGGCGATCTTCCAGGAGAACCAGCAGCTCAAGGCGACGCTGCAACTGCGGGAGCGGGAGCGGACGACCCTCGCGACCGGACGCATCGTTGGCTCGTCGTTCAACAGTCCGCGCCGTTTCGCGATCCTGTCGGCAGGAACCAGCGACGGGGTCCGGATCGGCATGCCGGTTCGATCGCCGAGCGGGCTGGTCGGGCGGATCATTGATGCCGGCACCCTCGCCTCGCGCGTACTGCTTATTTCGGATCGGTCGAACATCATCCCGGCAAGGATGCTCCGCGGCGGCATACCCGTCATCGCGCAGGGTCGCGGCGACGGGACAATCAGCGTTCGCCCGCTCGAGGTTGGCCGCAACCCCTTCAAGCGCGGTGACATCATCATCACCTCCGGCACCGGCGGACTGTACCCCCCGCTGGTTCCAATTGCGCGCGTGGTGAAGCTCGATGACGATGGCGCAATCGCGCTGCCACTTGCGGATCCATCGACGACGAGCTTCGCGATCGTTGAGCCGCCCTTCGAACCCGAAGCGGTCGCCGCTGAAAGCGCGGGCGCCGAGCCGGAGGCGCCTTGA
- the mreD gene encoding rod shape-determining protein MreD, which yields MVRSALGPAPGKLGRQPSPFAAYLPAVTVVAASLLAALPIVSTNGWYPDFGYLLFISWRLLRADPWPPWWAAPLGFVNDLFTGNPIGLSVALWSATMLALDLIDRRTMWRDYWIEWVLAAVLIAIDQWLQWRVAKIVGGEPDFIQMVPPLIISICIFPAVAWLVARADRWRLGR from the coding sequence ATGGTTCGCTCCGCCCTCGGACCTGCACCGGGTAAGCTTGGCCGGCAGCCATCGCCGTTTGCTGCCTACCTGCCTGCAGTCACCGTCGTCGCCGCATCGCTGCTAGCGGCCCTGCCAATCGTCTCCACTAATGGATGGTATCCGGATTTCGGCTACCTCCTCTTTATCAGCTGGCGCCTGCTACGCGCCGACCCCTGGCCGCCCTGGTGGGCGGCGCCGCTCGGCTTCGTCAACGACCTGTTCACCGGAAATCCGATAGGATTGTCGGTGGCATTGTGGAGCGCGACGATGCTGGCGCTCGACTTGATCGACCGCCGCACGATGTGGCGTGACTATTGGATCGAATGGGTGCTGGCAGCGGTGCTGATCGCAATTGACCAATGGCTGCAGTGGCGCGTCGCCAAGATCGTCGGCGGTGAGCCGGATTTCATCCAGATGGTCCCGCCCCTTATCATCTCCATCTGCATTTTTCCCGCAGTCGCATGGCTGGTCGCCCGAGCGGACCGTTGGAGGCTGGGCCGGTGA